One region of Cinclus cinclus chromosome 1, bCinCin1.1, whole genome shotgun sequence genomic DNA includes:
- the EVX1 gene encoding homeobox even-skipped homolog protein 1: protein METRKEMVMFLEGTTLGALVGKRVPNLSEAAGSPAAEPQEKMIHRNCISPRPGPLSSRERGGGGGGGGGEDEEEVEVLPGTGTVPESRSAAAALLSAGQQPPAPELPSSKGQQSSSDTESDFYEEIEVSCTPDCATGSAEYQHSKGPCSEALAGSPSGGGDHPKGGGGSGGSQGSLACSASDQMRRYRTAFTREQIARLEKEFYRENYVSRPRRCELAAALNLPETTIKVWFQNRRMKDKRQRLAMTWPHPADPAFYTYMMSHAAATGNLPYPFPSHLPLPYYSHMGIGATSASAASPFSTPLRPLDTFRVLSHPYPRPELLCAFRHPSLYPAPTHGLSSAGGTPCSCLACHSGQSNGLAQRPSGSDFTCSATTRTDSFLTFTPSVLSKATSVSMDQREEVPLTR from the exons ATGGAAACCAGGAAGGAGATGGTGATGTTTCTGGAGGGGACTACTCTTGGCGCTCTAGTTGGCAAGAGGGTGCCTAATTTGTCCGAAGCAGCGGGGAGCCCCGCTGCGGAGCCGCAGGAGAAGATGATCCATCGGAACTGTATCAGCCCCAGACCTGGCCCCTTGTCGTCCcgggagagaggaggaggaggaggaggtggcgGAGGAGAAGATGAAGAGGAAGTGGAGGtgctgccagggacagggacggtgCCGGAGAGCCGCTCGGCGGCGGCAGCACTGCTTTCGGCCGGACAGCAGCCCCCCGCCCCGGAGCTCCCCTCCAGcaaagggcagcagagcagctcgGACACCGAGTCGGATTTCTATGAGGAAATCGAGGTGAGCTGCACCCCGGACTGCGCCACGGGGAGCGCCGAGTACCAGCACAGCAAAG GGCCGTGCTCCGAGGCGTTGGCCGGCAGCCCCAGCGGCGGGGGGGATCACCCCAAGGGCGGCggaggcagcggcggctcccaGGGCTCGCTCGCCTGCAGCGCCAGCGACCAGATGCGCCGCTACCGCACCGCCTTCACCCGCGAGCAGATCGCCCGGCTGGAGAAGGAGTTTTACCGGGAGAATTACGTGTCCAGGCCCCGGAGATGTGAGCTGGCGGCTGCTCTAAATCTGCCAGAAACCACCATCAAG GTTTGGTTCCAGAACCGCAGGATGAAGGACAAGCGGCAGCGCCTGGCCATGACCTGGCCTCACCCGGCCGACCCGGCGTTTTACACGTACATGATGAGCCACGCGGCAGCCACCGGGAACCTGCCGTATCCATTCCCGTCCCACCTGCCCCTGCCCTACTACTCCCACATGGGCATCGGCGCCACATCGGCCTCTGCCGCCTCCCCCTTCAGTACCCCCCTTAGGCCTCTGGACACCTTCAGGGTCCTCTCCCACCCGTACCCTAGACCAGAACTGCTGTGCGCCTTCAGACACCCCTCTCTCTACCCTGCCCCAACTCATGGACTCAGCAGCGCCGGGGGcaccccctgctcctgcctggcatGCCACAGCGGCCAGTCCAACGGGCTGGCGCAGAGACCCTCCGGATCAGACTTTACCTGTTCGGCCACAACCAGGACTGACTCCTTTCTCACTTTCACGCCCTCTGTGCTTAGCAAAGCCACCTCGGTTTCCATGGACCAGAGAGAAGAAGTACCTTTAACGAGATAA